ccttgccaaatccatcgggtcaatccgtcaATCCTACTATTTAAACCTAAGCTTAACGTGGGTGCCTCATTTCGACACCTCTTCGTAGTGTGGTTTTACATGGCTGAAAGCCTCACAAATATCACCTTGATTACGACATAATAACTCATGCGACATCGTGGCATGCATATTACCTCAGTTTCTGCTAGAGTCAAATGTGTTTCTATTTACTTAACAAACTGAATTTTATACCCTAGATGACCcttttcaaaataaaactcATCTTATGTTTGATTTAGTACAAgagttttttttgcaacttaTTTATATTCGAGTTTTTCCATtcatttctgtttttgtttttgattggaGGGATATGGGTTTAACATTTatgttttgttgaaaaataaaatattaaataataaaaaaaacaattatagtTAAAACGATGCCAATTCGCAAAACATTTCTTAATAACAACATTTCTTAACTAAAACTATTATTTATGCATATATTATATGTATTGTatgtatattaaaaatatagagaaaacaagaaaacaaacagtaagaattaaaagcaagcatttaaacaaataaaaaaatatgtatactttcaAGGTTTCAAGATTTTTGATTAGTATTTATTTCGATTAGAGATTTGTGTTCGTCTAGCCTCGGTGCAAACGGTCTGTTGCTGAGCCAAACGATCGGTAACTTCTCGAACTCGATCGCTTAACCGGAACGTAGTAATCGGAGACGTCTTTCGGGCTGGTATTGGAGAGCTGGGCAATGAAGTTGAGTAGTGGCTGGATGAGCAGGAAGTTGAAGTTGTTGTGGAGCCTGCTGAAATGTTGGCAAAAGTAAAAGATTTTAGTATGGGGAGGTTAAATTATTTGATAGGATTGATAAGTCTAgaattttttagagaaaaatgcgttttttatttttgtagagaTGTAAAACGAaattcgatttaaaaaaaatctaaattgaattacatagaaaatttgtaaaattttttataaatattttattttcaataaaattttgaaggcATATCACAGCCAAGTCCGGGAAGGCCAGTTATGCGACGCGAATCGCATACagcagacccataagccttgtTTACTTCCTACAAAAAACTATGAATTGGACGCCATGGTAAAGGGTAGGATACCCAGCGAGTCCTCAAGTACATACAGCACGCCTATGTTAAGTGGAGTTCGGTCGAAACAACCCTACAGTGGAGTAAGGATTAGATGATTCATTCAATGCTAAAATGTAGACATTGGTTGTGTGCATTGGCATTCAGTAGGTCTTTAACAATGTGAAGACCGACACACTTgtccaatccttagactagCATAAGGTCAACCAGGCTCTCAGAGACTGTTTAAGTCACTTGCTTAGAAATATAAGGATAAGATTGAGGTCTTATACCTAAGAGGTGGGAGACAGGGTGTTAAAGGTCGCAGGGTTTTCTATCACCGGTCCTGTGGGTGATTACTATAGACAACCTCGCCAATGAGGGATTCGAAACAGGCATAAAAAaagaatcctttttttttgtaatgaggTCGTAATGGTCTTAGAAATAACACTTCACTTGACCAGATCAACGTTCATCCTGAGTTAACATGGATCTACTTGCTCACTAGGAAGATGAAAATATGACAAACACTGTCAAATATCTAAGGTTGATTTTGGATAATGCTTTGGTAGTACTACATTCTgcagcacgggatagctgtgagtaaCACACAGGCtaaaacattgaggtccgatctgtgtggtgttcattgctgttacgagaagcttagctgcgagctaccgggcgcgtccacaggttgcggatagtggaatgcttcatacggagtaggtGCAACAGCAGCGGCTGACACTCAgctgtatcgagcggagagtatCAGTGAGAGACAGGGCGGCACCGGCTATTGCACGAATACTGAGTgtatatgatgctcgatatgacaaggcgggttattggggTCTTTAAATAATCAGTGGCCACACAGGTCGCGGCGATCggccctttggaccggaacgagattGCTCACCTATAAaagcttgacgaagatcgccaactccacatgcaaatgtggttacaaaaacaacgaagatcgccacctccacatgcaaatgtggttacaacaacaacaacaatggattATAGATGTTGGTCACTATATAGTCAAGTCAAATAGGGACTAAATTCCAAAATGGTACAATAGTCCTACAAATGTCTGGTCAGGGCGTTTCTAATGTACGCATCGCCAGTATGATGGAACGTAACGGAAAGACGTTACAACAGTTCCGAtggacatgttgtcttggtacaAGTAGAGCTATAGGAACCGCGtacactagggcactagagacgATATTGAACATCAGGCTAaaagatataaaaatatattatgtATAAGGCAGCACTTGCCTCTTAGAGACTAAAGACGATAAGGGCATGAATTGAAGATAGGAACAGTTCGCACCAATGTCGGATAATTGGTGTGACCATAGAGGAACGGGATGGAACTGTAGAATGCTTAGGACAATTGAAACACGAATACCTGACAGCTGCTGCTACACGGATGGTTCGAAATTGGGGGAGCCAACGGTTATCTGTGCTTACTTTGACGATCAATACACCGAGCGATAACGGAATGAGTGAACTAGTGCTCTCGTTTAGTCCAATGGCTTTAGAGACGATAACAACCAGATCGGTCAAATACCAATTTAGAAAAGTGAACAACGATTGCCGATGTTAATATTGGTAATCCTAAAACCATTCGTGCCAACGCACATGTTAACATTGGAACGAAGAGACTTTCGAAAGGTCAGCAATAATCCAATGGGGGAATCGAGACCGGGACAAGACGATTCGGGTAGGAGATCGGATAGGAGATCATAAGGGACATCAGCGAGGAAAACACATTCGCAAAACTTTGtcgaattttttatttgtatggaagcaaattaaaaatttgatttttatggaaaatattgtcaaaatttatttttgtccaaattttcgtcaaaattagatttctattccatttttgttttgaaatttcgtttttatacaaaattgcgTCAAAGTTcgctttctataaaaattccaaccaattattttatagaaaattttgttaaaatttgtttaaggaAAACTTCATCCAAATTATATTGtcatagaaaaaaaagttttttcttagaaagttttgtcgaaattttatttttccaatcaatttttttatagaaaattttgtcaaaaactttttttaaggcAAACTTCATCCAAATTATATTACCATAGAAAAGAATTATTATCGtagtcgaaatttttttatccatcaaagcttttttttagaaagttttgtcgaaattttatttctataaaaaatttcgtcgaattttttttatagaaacttttgtcgaaatgttacttttataaaaaatttcgtcaaaattttatttttacaaaaactttttttttagaaaattttgttaatttttttccacagaaaatttccaaattttatttttttaaaaataatttcgtcaaaatgttataagaatagaaaaaattttatttttaatgaaaattttgtcgaattttatttgaatagaaaattttgtcgaaatttgatgtttatagaaaattttgccgtaattttatttttatagcaaatttagtccaaatttggttttgaaagaaaatcttgtcgaaatttgatgtttatagaaaattttgccgtaattttatttttatagaaaatttagtccaaatttggttttgaaaaaaattttgtcgaaatttgatttttatagaaaatttcttcaaaattttatttttatagagaatttcaaaatatcgtcgaaatttgatttttataggaaataaaaaaaaatcgtcaaaatttgatttttgtagaaaatttcgtcgaaatggtttaaatagaaaatttcataaaaatctgaattttaaacaaaatttcgtcgaagttttttttaagaaattttcttcaaaattgaggaaatttttcgttgaaaaactttttattaaaatttcaaagaaaaattatattttttagagaatttcgccgaaatttcatttctataaaaaattccgTCGAAATTTTCATAcgaaatttcgaccaaaattggtttttaaagaaaatttcgacaacattgtaaaaaatttcgtaaaaatttagttttttaagatagtttcgctaaaattttatttcaataaaaattttgtcgaaatgatatttttttaaaaaaattcaatttttattgaaatttttttgtaaataatttttcttggaaattttatttaatttgatggCCTAAatagaattttatggaaaatttccgtagaagttttattaaaaaaatcgtaaaaaattgtttgtagaaattttttgaGGTTATCTTTTACGAAAAGTTAACataaaaacttatttaaaattttttgccataCACATAtcataatatgttttaaaaagaaaagaataagtCAAAGAATAAGAAAGCTAAAgttaataacaaaaaacaataattaCTTTGTTTAGAGCAAGCATCGGTTAAAACTTTGCGTTTCAGCTTTAAAACATCCATGCAATCTTTACTCTTTGCATACCCACTGCCGCCGCTGGCTGCATGTGTACTCACTTGGTGTTCCATGCACGAGAATTTATTCCTTAGCATATTTACCTTTCCGGATTTATCGCACAAAGGAGGCTTGCTGCATGGCTTGGGCTTTTCTTTAAGTAAACTATTTTCGAGAGATTTCTTACGCATTTGTATGGTATTGGTGAAATCGGAACGCATAATCATGGGCCCCCCACTTGTCTGGGGGGTGTTGGGGTTGGTGGTGTTTGAGGATGAATTATTATTAAGTACTTCAATGTGATCTTCAATGACCGGTATGGAGGGATGATTGTCGTTAGCTGCAATATTCAGGGTTTTCAATTCATTTTGATTTGCATCGAGTTGTGGTGTCTTTGCCGTTGGCACTACCAACTCCAGTTTGACCTCTTCAATGTTATGATCTGCCTGATGGGCAATTTCTTCAAGTTTCAATTTTAACAAATCATGTGGCACAGATATGGAGAGATCTGGCAAATCCGGTGGAGCATGATCCACATTATCCTTGCTGGGACATTGACATTGCAGACCGGTGGCGCTACAATTGGAGCACTCACTATAGCCTGAATCACTGCGTTCGCTGCATTGGGATTTTGTTACCACCTTTGGGCTGCGACGGGTAATTTCGTGAACAGCATTGGGTAATTCGATGCTAAAGTCATCATCTTCTTCATGTAACGAACCCATGGGGGCAGATGTTGTATTTATAGTGGGATTAAACATTGCCATGCCCGATATCGAAGGCCTGGGGCTACTTGGCAAAGAGCCGGCCGTTGAGATTGCTGAATTACGACGCGAAGCTGATAAAGTGGCCATGCGACCTAAGGCTCTGATAGCATTGCCAGTTTTCTAAGTCATGCCACaataagaacaacaaaaacataagcaaaaacaaaagcatATAACAAAGGAGTTAAAGGCAATAGGGGCAATAACAAGTGTTAGGTCATGCAACCAGCAAAAACTTTGCTGCGTTTTACTCTGCAAATTTCCCATACTTACTTGCCATTTACGTCGTATAATGAATTTCTTAAGTTTGTCGGTACATATTTTCTTATTGCCCAGATTTTCGTCACGATGACCCTGTTGCAGCCACGGTGACTCTAGACATTGTTCGGCGGTCCAGCGATCTTCTTTGCGGTGTACCAAAAGATTTGAAATGAAATCTTTAGCCAATTGTGAGACACAATCAAAGGCATCATCATCAAAATCGTACTCAGCACGAGTAATATTGGAAAATGTCTCAACATCAGTAtcacccataaaaggtgagAGGCCAGATAAGCTGTAAGCAAAGCATCGGCGACGTTAAAagaagcgttttttttttaattttgcaaaacttaCAGAACATAGCATATGACACCCACGCTCCACATATCGGATTGAAAGCCTATGGGTTCATAACTGATAATTTCAGGTGATATAAACTCCGGCGTACCAAACAGAACTCGCACTGGGGAACCCGTGTTAAGCCGCTGGGCCAAACCAAAGTCTATGATTTTAATTTGATGGCATGTTCTGGTCTTGCACATAATATTCTCTGGTTTCAGATCCAAATGTACTATGGACTGGCTGTGCATGTAGGCCACACCTTCACAGACTTGGCGTACAAAGAGTATGCAGTCACGTTCTGTTAAAGTGAAATCATCGGCCACCACACGCTCGAAGAGTTCGCCACCGGTAATActagaaaaattgtaaaagttTTGAAAACAATAACGAAAgatttttaagatatttttaaaCTGATTAGTTTCTAGAGCGTAAAACCAGTATTCCAACTCGATTCTCCATATTGATACTTACTACTCCATGACCATAACAATTTCCCTGGGGGTCTCAAACGAAGCAGCCAATTGCAATAGTTTAGGATGTTTCAATGACTTCATTATGGAAATTTCTTCCTGAACCTTTACGCGATCCTTAGATTTAATGCATTTAATCATTTTAGCAGCCAATATACGATTGGATTCCTCTTTCTCTTGAACTTTGTAAACGACACCGAAACGACCTTTTCCCAATTCTTCGAGAATGTGAAAGCGATCCTTAAACTCACCGCCAGCTTTAATAGAAATTGGCCTTTGGAAGTCTGAAAAGAAAAACCATAGCCACTCTTAACCTCTGAACAtattagaaaatttaatttccctTTACCATCTGTTGAGTCTTCTGAATCTTCTGCAATATGCACAGGATCGCTGGGTAAACCAGGTTCACTGCGACCATGTATGTTCTCAGCTCTTACGCGGAATCTGTAGGTAAATGAAGGCTTTAGATTTTTTACAGTATATGCCAAAGAATCCACCACACTGGCAATTTCCATCCATGATGATTCATTTTCTTGTTGATCAAGTGGGGAGGAGGAATcaaattgttgtttttcaatgctgtttaagataaaaataaaattgtgaatATATAACAAATATTGAATTTACTAGATAACGATTCTACATTCGACTATATAacgattcttttattttataccaaAGAATTATTAACCTcaccagtgaaaatttcatggttcCAGCaatcaaaaaaatcttaaaaaaccaCACGATGTGctaaaaaatctaaataaaaattcttcaattaaaaaacttgGCCGCCCGAAAAGTCCCAATGCTTTCGCAAAGCAAATGttcattttaatttgaaaagaCAATATTTAAGAAGATACACATTTTAAGTTATTAATTTCCCTTGGGTTGATTGTTAAGGAGTACAGATATAAAATCTTTTCTGTTAAGGAGATGAAATCATTTAAGTTATTAAACATAATTGTAAagaattttgcgctttctgaaCCAACGGCTCGAAAAAGGATCATTGCCCCGAGGACACAAAATATGGCTCGCACTAGGAAAGGAGCTTCATACCGATACTTGGGTGACAGAAACGGCACTCGTACCATTGATGGTAAGGTTGCAGAATTGAGGAAAACAATGCAGTTGCAACATGTATTGTAATGTGAAAATATCGAACAAACAAGTGAATGGAAAAACATCTCTTCCACAGAAAGAAGATAGGCACCGAAAGGAAATCCGAACATTTTATCAAAGAACAAAAATTTATCTGATAACTTTGGTACTGGAACACCTAACAGTAGATATGAATATGATAATCTTCTAACAGATACCAAGAGTATACCGAAAACATGAAAAGATCAATTTGCTAAATGATGGTGACAAGGATACTTCGAACTATTCCCTAACTATCGCATTTATTGTATACTGCATAACCAGAATGAGGTCTAAATAGCTAAAACATAAAACGGTACTGAAattgagcacgtttggtatacatttttctgTGGGTGTAGTCCCTATATTTATAtctgatttgtattctacagTCAAGGCCTTTCATTAAAGTGGTGACAATTTGTTCCTaaattgttgtacaaaattcgtTGTCTTCTTCCTTAgtattttatttgatacccattttgtgtcGATGGACATGTACATGACCGTTTTGAGGGTTTTAGGGGGTTGGACGGGAGGGTTGTACTATATgtacttccaaattcctttcatttgatacccatattgccccaatcgataaatatgctcgtttggggggtggggtggcttcCAGAAATCTggagctaaaatttttaatcagAGTCTTGCTGTTCTTctaaatacatttcatatgGGTATCAACCACTTAAAAAAACACGTTTTACAAAAAGGAATTTTCGTACGAAAAAGTTTTCTGCCAAATGTCTTGTTGATAAAATTGTTTACCATAGTTCCCAGCATTATAATTAGTTAAATATTTTAGGTGAATATCTTATCCTAACTACATTACTGTCAGTTTGCGtaaatgaaatttatgaaaagttatgtagacatatctgtgccactgtatataatttttaacgGGTCCTTCGAACTTTTCGGGCCAAATTTTTATGTCGTATTTTGTTATTTGTGTTACTTATAACTTCGGGGGTTTTGTGAGTGGAGAACTCCTCAGGTCATTTGACCCCTAAGTTGTTGCCAATTTTGTACTTTTGGGCGACCATTAGGACTCTTTAACACTCTTTACTTTAAAAGTAACAGtccccttcttacactccaatactatcgtaacctaaccttaccgtggaacagcgaaacggtcggtaggacggcgaaaattctatggggggatccagatcgtgagaggacgatgctattactgaaaggaagcaagaaggaggtcagtatagctattggcatcatagcgggacacataggactacgagttcacttatgtaaaatcggtgctgcaagtgatagcatgtgtagggcatgtggggaagatgatgagactttggagcatttcctttgtcattgcccggctttcgccggGCAATGATagtggtacttaggtggagacacaatatcagacatgaaccaacttaggggagtgacattgaaaacaattaaggattttgtaagtagcacggaattccaaacttaaaattttcttttaagaggttactttatagtttttagagcgcacaacaagccgattactggtttaggtgtatgccgAAAGTGGCAtgtgcggattaatatctgcaccctcttttcaacctaacctaaccctaccATCTTGGTTGCTATTGCTCtggtggccagtttactgtccttaaagatATTCATGCCCAACGTCCTCacgttaacaccataccacctaACGCATTCCGTGACCACATGCAGGACAGATTTAAGTCcctggttctcaatgtagacccccaggctcactctgccCTGCCACTGAATCTCAAGTGTTGTTTCAGGTGTTTCCTTCGAAACCTCTTCAATTCATTCCAGGCTATACCGCGATGGTGGGACCTACTCCTATCTTATATCCATTCTCGCATCGCCTTAATTCttatagccacagtggctgtcccacacttaatctgcatgtaTATGGTCTGATGTCGAGAATAGCCCTCTCGTGGGCGTGGTTCTTATCGCCTATGCcaggttctctgaacctgttgtattatccttatgttgcactttgtcTCCAACGTAGACCACttaactactgaggcgtaagtaggtaTTGGTTTATTCACGCACCTGTCCTATACTCGGATTCAAGTCCCATTTCATAATATCCTCGGAATAAGCCCCATTTCGTGCCTACGACCGGTGTACATAGCGCCcacatctgtgagctttctcagaTCGACACTAAGTGTTTGACTTGGTCAGATTTCGAAGTCGCTCTGTTGAGGAAAAGTGGTTTGTCAAATTGCCCTAGCTTGGTCTTTCAGCagcggttatcccctcctaatgctggcgaaatgtGTTAGATACTGTACCTTTCGGTATGGCagccacgtaaaaacttctccacaaagaggtgttaaatgttcatgggcaaatttttaatttccacCCAAGGGACTGGGGATAAAATGTCCTCCTTCGGAGTGCCTTTCTCTCTTATCTTCAtgccatgggacccacaatttatcctcTCTCTAAGGCCCGGTCCACTCGGTACTGGGCTAAGGATTGGATCCTTGTGTATCGGTCCTCATATTGTTGAAACGCCACTCGATGTGAATGCATTATgctaatgtgtacgtcttggcatcgaaggattctccttttttatgtacaacctcgtgcaggacagtccccaccgaccttcctttgacaTAGACATGTTGTTTGTACTCGACCAGTTCGCTATATGTCCTACTCTTTGTCATGGTATCCAAAATACGTTGCATGGTTTTGAGttgaaaggacgtaaggtttaTATGTAGGTCtataggtctttggtgtcgcataacttgcctttcatggcttgggtataaataccactcttATATcctaccaggctttcggagtgttTGCAAGACCTAGGCACTCTGGGAAAATAGAGGTCAGATGAGATTTGTAGTAATGCCGGATTCCAAAAGGTCCGTGTGACTTAAATAGTTGGAAGCTTCTCAAGAcatcctttaccataaattctgtaatggtGGTGTTTCCGAGATACCCGTCGTATCctataaaaaaatgcattttcatcaaaagcctcatcatatcctctgttgtctctgctctcaggCCCATGTCgtttactaacgtttcagtttggacatgggcttATGagagaaaagcttccagggggAATCCGAACAAGCAAAGCCTTAGGAAGACCAAGACAACACTGAATGTTAATAACTATAACTTTGAAATAGTCGAAAAAGAATTAACTGCACAAGACTGTAGTACTTGGCCACATTTCGCCATCAAGTTATGGATTACGTTTTGGATTCTTATGACAAAAAGATTAAATCgattagattagattaaaaCTTTGTGGGACTTAGATTTCAGGAGCTGTAATCATTTCAAGTTATTGAAGACAGAAGATCGTTATCTTTAAGGAGATATTGgcattataatttttaaaataaaattttaaaagcttCACTTTAAGTGACTAAATAAATGTAAGGAATTTTCCGTAATTAAAGTCGCTGTGCATAGGCTAGTGTTAAAGGCCTAATTTGTAATCACCGTCAGAAAATTAGCATACATTGACTTCCGGTCCTATTGAAATATAAATTACTCTAAATACCTAAAATTGCACTAAGCGtaggaaaagaaataaaacatcTTTCGTCTCGGCATAAGGTTAAGAAATTTGGTTTTAGACGACTTTTCCAATAGCCAAAACTCAAGGGGTTTCTGCGTTTAGAGATTCAAGTACTCT
The genomic region above belongs to Stomoxys calcitrans chromosome 5, idStoCalc2.1, whole genome shotgun sequence and contains:
- the LOC106080969 gene encoding myosin light chain kinase, smooth muscle isoform X7 — protein: MVKLESSPTDGLRILHINNVTLAHSGEVQLVVTHPGKPCSSLKAYTTLAVIPKPSTKQLQQQQQHQHHNLHNTIEEHVPIKENAKDQLLQQQQQQQQQLPACILEGPQDCTALIGGCVRLSVIYEGLPKPQVIWYKASRPIVETSNTIINTSSRKSVLQISDIDTDDSGKYSVEVMNEFGVDIASASVAVEGPPEPPSGKPSISQGPDRVAIAWCGPPYDGGCMITGFIIEKQQFDSSSPLDQQENESSWMEIASVVDSLAYTVKNLKPSFTYRFRVRAENIHGRSEPGLPSDPVHIAEDSEDSTDDFQRPISIKAGGEFKDRFHILEELGKGRFGVVYKVQEKEESNRILAAKMIKCIKSKDRVKVQEEISIMKSLKHPKLLQLAASFETPREIVMVMEYITGGELFERVVADDFTLTERDCILFVRQVCEGVAYMHSQSIVHLDLKPENIMCKTRTCHQIKIIDFGLAQRLNTGSPVRVLFGTPEFISPEIISYEPIGFQSDMWSVGVICYVLLSGLSPFMGDTDVETFSNITRAEYDFDDDAFDCVSQLAKDFISNLLVHRKEDRWTAEQCLESPWLQQGHRDENLGNKKICTDKLKKFIIRRKWQKTGNAIRALGRMATLSASRRNSAISTAGSLPSSPRPSISGMAMFNPTINTTSAPMGSLHEEDDDFSIELPNAVHEITRRSPKVVTKSQCSERSDSGYSECSNCSATGLQCQCPSKDNVDHAPPDLPDLSISVPHDLLKLKLEEIAHQADHNIEEVKLELVVPTAKTPQLDANQNELKTLNIAANDNHPSIPVIEDHIEVLNNNSSSNTTNPNTPQTSGGPMIMRSDFTNTIQMRKKSLENSLLKEKPKPCSKPPLCDKSGKVNMLRNKFSCMEHQVSTHAASGGSGYAKSKDCMDVLKLKRKVLTDACSKQTGSTTTSTSCSSSHYSTSLPSSPIPARKTSPITTFRLSDRVREVTDRLAQQQTVCTEARRTQISNRNKY